From Halotia branconii CENA392, the proteins below share one genomic window:
- a CDS encoding type II toxin-antitoxin system PemK/MazF family toxin → MKRGDIYYANLSPAVGSEMDKCRPVLIVSNDANNRAANTVTILPITSNVRRVYPFEVLLNCEDSGLPKASKVQAQQIRTISQQRIVGEVINSLSQELMQLVDAALKLHLGIS, encoded by the coding sequence ATGAAGCGTGGTGATATTTATTATGCAAATCTCAGTCCGGCGGTTGGCTCAGAGATGGATAAATGTCGTCCAGTGCTGATAGTTAGTAATGATGCGAATAATCGTGCTGCTAATACGGTGACAATCTTACCAATTACATCCAATGTCAGGCGTGTTTATCCGTTTGAGGTTTTACTCAATTGTGAGGATAGTGGTTTACCTAAAGCTTCTAAAGTACAGGCGCAGCAGATACGAACAATTTCTCAGCAAAGAATTGTAGGAGAAGTGATAAATAGTTTGAGTCAGGAGTTGATGCAATTAGTAGATGCTGCGTTAAAACTGCATTTAGGAATTAGCTAG
- a CDS encoding XisI protein — MDTVESYRYIIQSLLTAYAAIPIANGKIDCYTVFDTKQDHYMVMNVGWDGHRRVYGCVLHLDIKQGKISIEQNMTEMRIAQELVERGVPKDNIVLGFQAPQMREYTGYGVF; from the coding sequence ATGGATACCGTAGAGTCTTATCGCTATATTATTCAGTCGTTGTTGACGGCTTATGCTGCTATCCCAATAGCAAATGGTAAGATTGATTGCTACACGGTTTTTGATACAAAACAAGACCATTATATGGTTATGAATGTGGGCTGGGATGGTCATCGGCGAGTTTATGGTTGTGTTTTACATTTGGATATTAAGCAGGGAAAAATTTCAATTGAGCAAAATATGACGGAAATGAGAATAGCTCAAGAACTTGTAGAGCGAGGTGTTCCTAAAGATAATATTGTTTTAGGATTTCAAGCTCCCCAAATGCGGGAATATACAGGCTATGGAGTTTTTTAA
- a CDS encoding Uma2 family endonuclease: protein MAQALPKLFTFEEFIEWLPGNTGKCYELHDGIIVEMPQPSGKHEKVTGFLAGEITVEYKRLKLPYFIPKTALVKPPRKSSGYSPDVVLINDANLHNEQFWEKQSTVTQSESIPLVIEVVSTNWEDDYYTKLGNYEAMKIPEYWIVDYAALGARKFIGNPKQPTISIYHLVDEEYQVTQFRNEECIISPTFPDLKLTANQIFNGAL, encoded by the coding sequence ATGGCTCAAGCTTTACCTAAACTATTTACCTTTGAAGAATTTATTGAATGGCTGCCGGGAAATACCGGGAAGTGTTATGAATTACACGACGGAATAATTGTTGAAATGCCTCAGCCGAGTGGAAAACATGAAAAAGTTACGGGCTTTTTGGCAGGAGAAATTACTGTTGAGTATAAGCGATTGAAGTTGCCATACTTTATCCCCAAAACTGCATTAGTCAAACCACCGAGAAAATCATCGGGTTACTCTCCAGATGTGGTTTTAATCAACGATGCTAATTTACATAATGAACAATTTTGGGAAAAACAATCTACTGTAACTCAAAGTGAATCCATTCCTTTAGTGATTGAGGTTGTAAGTACCAACTGGGAAGATGATTACTATACCAAACTAGGGAATTATGAAGCAATGAAGATTCCCGAATATTGGATAGTTGATTATGCTGCTTTAGGGGCAAGAAAATTTATTGGTAATCCTAAACAACCAACTATTTCTATTTATCATTTAGTTGATGAAGAATATCAAGTTACTCAATTTAGGAATGAAGAATGTATTATATCTCCTACCTTTCCAGATTTGAAACTAACTGCTAATCAGATTTTTAATGGTGCATTGTAG
- a CDS encoding Uma2 family endonuclease, whose product MLLELNQLIVPAGHQLLIKNISWSGYQHILAELGENRSSRVSYSQGVLEIMAPLPEHEVAKVIIGDLVKVLLEELDIEFWSLGSTTFDQEKMNAGVEPDDCFYIQNEAAVRGKDRIDLTVDPPPDLAIEIDITSRTRFNNYEVLGVPELWRWNGTKLEISVLTNGKYITSTISSIFSGLPITQVIPEYLMRSKTEGRNATMKAFRVWVREQI is encoded by the coding sequence ATGTTACTTGAACTCAACCAACTAATTGTACCTGCTGGTCATCAGTTACTAATTAAAAATATATCTTGGTCAGGATATCAACATATTTTGGCAGAATTGGGAGAAAATCGTAGTTCTAGGGTGTCTTACAGTCAGGGAGTGCTGGAAATAATGGCTCCATTACCAGAGCATGAAGTAGCTAAAGTTATTATTGGAGATTTAGTAAAAGTTCTCTTAGAAGAACTCGATATTGAGTTTTGGAGTTTAGGCTCTACAACTTTTGATCAAGAAAAGATGAATGCAGGTGTAGAACCTGATGATTGTTTTTATATCCAAAATGAAGCTGCTGTTCGAGGTAAGGATAGAATTGATTTAACAGTTGATCCACCCCCAGATTTAGCAATCGAAATTGATATTACTTCTCGCACTCGTTTTAATAATTATGAAGTATTGGGAGTTCCAGAGTTATGGCGTTGGAATGGAACTAAACTAGAAATCAGCGTTTTGACTAACGGTAAATATATAACATCTACTATCAGTTCCATTTTTTCTGGTTTACCTATTACTCAAGTGATTCCCGAATATTTAATGCGAAGTAAAACTGAGGGTAGAAACGCGACAATGAAAGCATTTCGTGTTTGGGTAAGAGAACAAATATGA
- a CDS encoding HigA family addiction module antitoxin gives MRFPKYRPPNHPGEVLLKDFLEPLAISQAELAGAIHVPYQRINELVNGKRGVTPSTALRLAKFFGNSAEFWLNLQQNCELYHAFKQEEEDLNAILTFIRQEQVL, from the coding sequence GTGAGATTTCCTAAATATCGTCCTCCTAATCATCCTGGAGAAGTTTTACTAAAAGATTTTTTAGAACCTTTGGCAATATCACAAGCCGAACTTGCTGGAGCAATTCATGTTCCCTATCAGCGTATCAATGAACTTGTAAATGGCAAACGAGGCGTGACACCAAGTACTGCTTTGCGATTAGCAAAATTTTTTGGTAATAGTGCAGAATTTTGGTTAAACCTACAACAAAATTGTGAACTATACCACGCCTTTAAACAAGAAGAAGAAGACCTAAACGCCATCTTAACATTTATCCGCCAAGAACAAGTTTTGTAG
- a CDS encoding integrase translates to MPSHESGTYDPRKTVWDGIPIEQWEPSKWKQWKPKHTASDENIKIEREYLRIKYAIQQANSALSLDKIKIKLKLTSLKTIGLQGTFPCRTGDIGKHGSPNKQYTISCGFAANDTGVKMAVLKARELDLLLITKQFQWTPELLGKQSQKIWPIDEKKSSKLIGELIQEYECEFWKTHEKNRQGIRTWESHYMRHLKKLPPDMPMSVEALSIALEKTKANTSARFFLVWQLKKFCEFCGIDDFKTIYAYTTAKPQPTIRKIPADEEIMQGFLKIGAPLSAYASKENLTQPEQWQWVYGMLATYGLRPHELFAVDIEAFTDSANTFHLVSLNPKLTEGTKTGERSCGIPPLHPHWVELFNLKDVKLPHNEGTLSNKTAKIHIKFRTSNIGFRPYDLRHAYGIRGHRLRVPIKTMADYMGHTVQEHTRTYQRWMNEDTNLEIYREVVIHRQGTTKEALKERINELEAENIALKAENATLKGLLIKHQLGELMNQEM, encoded by the coding sequence ATGCCAAGCCATGAATCCGGCACTTACGACCCCCGTAAAACTGTATGGGATGGTATACCGATTGAACAATGGGAACCATCTAAATGGAAACAGTGGAAGCCCAAACACACTGCTTCAGATGAAAATATCAAAATAGAGCGTGAGTATCTTAGAATCAAATATGCTATTCAACAAGCTAATTCGGCATTAAGTTTAGATAAAATCAAAATTAAACTTAAGCTGACTAGTTTGAAAACTATCGGTTTACAAGGGACTTTTCCCTGTAGAACTGGTGATATTGGCAAACATGGCAGTCCTAATAAACAATATACCATTTCGTGCGGTTTTGCTGCTAATGATACTGGGGTAAAAATGGCAGTCCTGAAAGCACGGGAATTAGATTTATTGCTAATTACTAAACAATTCCAGTGGACTCCAGAACTATTAGGTAAACAGTCCCAAAAAATATGGCCTATAGATGAAAAAAAATCTTCTAAACTCATTGGTGAATTGATTCAAGAATATGAGTGTGAGTTTTGGAAAACGCATGAAAAAAATCGGCAAGGGATACGTACTTGGGAAAGTCATTACATGCGGCATCTCAAAAAGTTACCTCCAGATATGCCAATGTCTGTAGAAGCGCTTTCAATAGCATTAGAGAAAACTAAAGCTAATACATCAGCAAGATTTTTTTTGGTTTGGCAACTGAAAAAGTTTTGCGAATTTTGCGGAATTGATGATTTTAAAACTATTTATGCTTATACGACTGCTAAACCTCAGCCTACGATTCGCAAAATACCTGCCGATGAGGAAATTATGCAAGGATTTCTCAAAATTGGAGCGCCTTTATCAGCTTATGCTAGTAAAGAGAACCTAACACAACCCGAACAATGGCAATGGGTTTATGGGATGTTAGCAACTTATGGGTTAAGACCTCATGAATTATTTGCTGTAGATATAGAAGCATTTACAGATTCAGCAAATACTTTTCATTTAGTTAGTTTGAATCCTAAGCTTACAGAGGGTACAAAGACTGGTGAACGCAGTTGCGGTATTCCACCTTTACATCCTCATTGGGTGGAATTGTTCAATCTTAAAGATGTGAAATTACCTCATAATGAAGGAACTTTAAGTAATAAAACAGCAAAAATTCATATCAAATTTAGAACTTCTAATATTGGTTTTAGACCTTATGATTTGCGTCATGCTTATGGGATACGTGGTCATCGATTGAGAGTCCCTATTAAGACAATGGCTGATTATATGGGTCATACAGTCCAAGAGCATACTAGGACTTATCAAAGATGGATGAATGAAGATACTAATTTAGAAATTTATCGAGAAGTGGTGATTCATAGACAAGGTACAACCAAAGAAGCCCTCAAAGAAAGAATTAATGAATTAGAAGCTGAAAATATAGCGTTGAAAGCTGAGAACGCAACTTTAAAAGGGCTATTAATTAAACATCAATTAGGTGAATTGATGAATCAAGAAATGTAG
- a CDS encoding REP-associated tyrosine transposase — MQYRRAITKGGTYFFTLVTHNRQKLFCLPTNVALLRNAFRYVMRQHPFIIDAFILLPEHLHCIWTLPAEDSNFSTRWRLIKSYFSRQCNILSQEYLSTSRQIKQERAIWQRRFWEHLIRDEVDFKKHVEYIHYNPVKHGLVQAPKDWEYSSFHRSVRQGMYDVMWGAGEEFVFDTHIGKE; from the coding sequence ATGCAATATCGCCGAGCAATAACTAAAGGTGGTACTTACTTTTTTACGCTTGTTACACATAACAGACAAAAATTATTCTGCTTACCTACCAATGTGGCTTTGTTGAGGAATGCTTTTCGGTATGTAATGCGACAACACCCATTTATCATTGATGCCTTTATTTTATTGCCTGAGCATCTTCATTGTATTTGGACATTGCCAGCAGAAGACAGTAATTTTTCTACTCGTTGGCGTTTAATCAAAAGCTATTTTAGTCGCCAATGCAATATCTTATCACAAGAATACTTATCTACTTCTCGGCAAATAAAACAAGAAAGGGCGATTTGGCAGCGTCGTTTTTGGGAGCATTTAATTAGAGATGAGGTGGATTTTAAAAAGCATGTTGAATATATTCACTACAATCCTGTAAAACATGGTTTGGTGCAAGCTCCCAAGGATTGGGAATATTCAAGCTTTCATCGTTCAGTTCGTCAGGGAATGTATGACGTGATGTGGGGTGCAGGGGAAGAATTTGTATTTGATACCCACATTGGCAAAGAATAA
- a CDS encoding CopG family transcriptional regulator: MESYKLAKGCKSRSQVIEMALQLLREQELEQAYREASAEVDNDWDVTITDGLADEAW, from the coding sequence GTGGAAAGTTATAAACTAGCCAAAGGCTGTAAATCTCGCTCTCAAGTGATTGAAATGGCATTGCAATTGCTGCGCGAACAGGAGTTAGAACAAGCCTACCGAGAAGCATCTGCGGAGGTTGACAATGATTGGGATGTCACAATTACAGATGGATTAGCAGATGAAGCGTGGTGA
- a CDS encoding CopG family transcriptional regulator: protein MNKKKTSRFDDLIDAARSRQQRDKLQPTEDQPISQSKSTDPAYIRTTIYLPKQLHRQLKAAAISQERQMSDIVAELIEQWLVAGQQSKEKID from the coding sequence TTGAACAAGAAAAAAACTAGTCGTTTTGATGACTTGATTGATGCTGCGCGTAGTCGTCAACAAAGAGATAAACTACAACCAACTGAAGATCAACCCATTTCCCAAAGCAAAAGTACTGATCCGGCTTATATTCGTACAACTATTTATCTACCTAAGCAACTGCATCGGCAACTAAAAGCCGCGGCGATTTCACAAGAGCGACAAATGAGCGATATTGTTGCAGAATTAATTGAGCAGTGGCTTGTAGCAGGGCAGCAAAGTAAAGAAAAGATTGACTAA
- a CDS encoding GerMN domain-containing protein, whose translation MNTSTKYFLPFIVVAIAASLSSCNSPSTPDNITSATPAPTTIPTPSQTPTMAQLRAKPNNIEPPENTPIATAKTTNVTLYTSDVQCQELIPQKVSVPAAEPVTGAVSKIIEEQNTADLSLSGYRVKVENGIATVDLRLSPESKRQLVSLSSCEQFALFGSLRKTLTSNAQWNIKEVRFTEQGKEVVR comes from the coding sequence ATGAATACAAGTACAAAATATTTTTTACCATTTATTGTTGTAGCGATCGCAGCTAGCCTCAGCAGTTGTAATTCTCCTTCTACCCCTGACAATATCACCAGCGCAACACCAGCGCCTACTACTATCCCAACCCCTAGCCAAACCCCTACTATGGCGCAATTAAGAGCTAAACCCAACAACATTGAGCCACCTGAAAACACCCCTATTGCAACTGCCAAGACTACTAATGTCACACTCTACACCAGTGATGTGCAATGTCAAGAATTGATTCCTCAAAAAGTTTCAGTACCAGCAGCAGAACCTGTGACAGGTGCAGTCAGTAAAATTATAGAAGAACAAAATACCGCCGATTTGAGCTTGTCTGGCTATCGTGTCAAAGTTGAAAATGGCATTGCCACGGTTGATTTAAGACTATCACCTGAGTCAAAACGGCAATTAGTGTCTCTTTCCAGTTGTGAGCAGTTTGCTTTATTTGGTAGCTTGCGTAAAACCTTAACTAGTAACGCCCAATGGAATATTAAAGAAGTTCGCTTCACCGAGCAAGGTAAGGAAGTTGTGCGTTAG
- a CDS encoding SUMF1/EgtB/PvdO family nonheme iron enzyme, with the protein MSKNWAIAIGINRYDYLQPLNYAKRDAQLIQQFLRSEAGFEKIFFFTDDSPEIGGKSTRPTRANLRRVFLELFNQPFMGAGDNFWFFFSGHGMRHAERDYLMPSDGHPGDIAETAIPINFVTERLRRCGADNVVLILDACRSLGTRAGEGIGRQTAEEASQQGVISIFSCSPQEYSYEIEAFQQGAFTTALLEGLGVRGQCATVERLNQYLNFRVPEIVRQHNNGRQTPYIIAEPVNKSHLILVPRYATLADIATLKNDAYRAKDEGNLDLSEQLWIRVLAAASGTDIEAVRALQRIERLRWEGQVISPPPSRNTPDNSTKGTSTVEKNPLKTFQFETVTVDAQGNITNRRNCEAKYWVEDLGNGVTLEMVQIPGGTFMMGLPEGEAYLSEKPQHQVTVPEFFMGKYQVTQAQYQAVMGGNIFQKIIGNNNNNPANFKGEKRPVETVSWNDAVEFCQKLSQKTGKTYRLPSEAEWEYACRAGTTTPFYFGETITTDLANYRGTDWNYEGTLYPGNYDKGPKGQYREQTTDVGKFPPNSFGLYDMHGNVWEWCQDHWHDNYNGAPTNGSAWLNDNDNQSRRLLRGGSWGYLPVNCRIAYRLRYAADFRNYDVGFRVVLAFA; encoded by the coding sequence ATGTCAAAAAATTGGGCGATCGCGATCGGCATTAACCGATATGATTATTTACAACCGTTAAACTATGCCAAGCGGGATGCACAGTTAATTCAGCAGTTTCTTCGCAGCGAAGCCGGGTTTGAGAAGATATTTTTCTTTACCGATGACTCTCCTGAAATTGGCGGAAAATCGACTCGTCCCACCCGCGCAAATTTACGTCGAGTCTTCTTAGAGTTATTTAATCAACCCTTCATGGGTGCAGGTGATAACTTTTGGTTTTTCTTCAGTGGTCATGGAATGCGCCATGCTGAACGTGATTATCTCATGCCTAGTGATGGTCATCCAGGAGATATTGCAGAAACAGCGATTCCCATTAACTTTGTCACTGAACGGTTGCGGCGCTGTGGTGCTGATAATGTTGTTTTGATTTTAGATGCTTGTCGCAGTTTGGGAACTCGTGCAGGTGAAGGTATAGGCAGACAGACAGCCGAGGAAGCAAGTCAACAAGGAGTTATTAGTATATTTTCCTGTAGTCCACAGGAATATTCTTATGAAATTGAGGCATTTCAACAAGGTGCTTTTACTACGGCATTACTAGAAGGGTTAGGAGTTCGAGGTCAATGCGCCACCGTTGAGAGGTTGAATCAGTATCTTAATTTTCGTGTGCCGGAAATTGTGCGTCAGCATAACAATGGGAGACAAACACCTTATATTATTGCCGAACCTGTAAATAAATCTCACCTGATACTTGTACCACGATATGCAACTTTAGCAGATATCGCCACACTCAAAAATGATGCTTATCGTGCTAAAGACGAAGGGAATCTGGATTTATCCGAACAATTATGGATTCGGGTATTAGCTGCGGCTTCTGGTACAGATATAGAAGCAGTCAGAGCGTTACAAAGAATTGAACGTTTACGCTGGGAAGGTCAAGTAATATCTCCACCACCTTCTAGAAATACTCCTGATAATTCTACCAAGGGAACATCTACAGTTGAAAAAAATCCCTTAAAAACCTTTCAATTTGAAACGGTGACGGTAGACGCACAAGGAAACATCACCAACCGCCGCAACTGCGAAGCGAAATATTGGGTTGAAGACTTAGGCAATGGTGTCACCTTAGAAATGGTGCAGATACCAGGGGGAACCTTTATGATGGGTTTACCGGAAGGGGAAGCGTATTTAAGTGAAAAACCACAGCATCAAGTAACTGTGCCTGAGTTCTTCATGGGTAAATATCAAGTCACCCAGGCGCAGTATCAAGCGGTTATGGGTGGTAACATTTTTCAAAAAATTATAGGTAATAACAATAATAATCCTGCCAATTTCAAAGGTGAAAAACGACCAGTAGAAACAGTGAGTTGGAATGATGCGGTAGAGTTTTGTCAAAAATTGAGTCAGAAAACAGGAAAAACATATAGACTACCTAGTGAAGCAGAATGGGAATATGCTTGTCGTGCTGGGACAACTACGCCGTTTTATTTTGGTGAAACCATTACTACAGATTTAGCAAACTATAGAGGAACAGATTGGAATTACGAAGGCACATTGTATCCTGGCAATTACGATAAAGGGCCAAAAGGTCAATATCGTGAACAAACCACAGATGTAGGAAAATTTCCGCCTAACTCTTTTGGTTTATACGATATGCATGGCAATGTTTGGGAATGGTGTCAAGACCATTGGCATGATAATTACAATGGCGCACCTACAAATGGCAGTGCATGGCTCAATGATAATGATAATCAATCTCGCCGTCTGCTGCGTGGTGGTTCTTGGGGCTACCTCCCAGTAAACTGTCGCATTGCGTACCGCCTCAGGTATGCAGCCGACTTCCGTAACTACGATGTCGGTTTTCGTGTCGTGCTTGCTTTCGCGTGA
- a CDS encoding Rpn family recombination-promoting nuclease/putative transposase, which produces MSFDNLCKLLSEKHPITFASWVLGTPQTNVIILKTELSIEPIRADHVTFLQLQERILHLEFQTKLESTPPLPLRMLDYWVRLYRLYRLPITQVVVLLLPPAPGTVIETVFSVETTHHEYRVIRLWEENPQVFLDNPALLPLAPLAATTQPQALLQQVVERVNQLEPKQRPQISAYTQILAGLKYKKDLIKNLFREDMMRESVIYQEILAEGEQIGEQRGRQEGRLAEGRSLVCRQLTRRVGELPLALIGRIEILSLEQLENLGEALLDFQAIADLETWLNTLK; this is translated from the coding sequence ATGTCCTTTGATAACCTGTGCAAACTCCTATCCGAAAAACATCCCATTACCTTCGCCAGTTGGGTATTAGGTACACCGCAAACTAACGTCATAATTCTCAAAACTGAATTGAGCATTGAACCGATACGTGCAGATCACGTCACATTCCTACAACTCCAAGAACGCATTCTCCACCTGGAATTTCAAACCAAACTCGAATCCACACCACCCTTACCCCTGCGGATGCTCGATTATTGGGTAAGGTTGTATCGGTTATATCGTCTACCAATCACGCAAGTTGTCGTATTATTACTTCCCCCCGCACCAGGAACAGTAATTGAAACCGTCTTTAGTGTCGAAACCACCCATCATGAATATCGAGTAATTCGCTTATGGGAAGAAAATCCCCAAGTATTTTTAGATAACCCAGCTTTATTACCATTAGCACCACTAGCCGCCACCACCCAACCCCAAGCCTTATTGCAACAAGTGGTAGAACGAGTCAATCAACTTGAACCAAAACAACGGCCGCAAATCTCCGCCTACACGCAAATCTTGGCGGGGTTAAAATACAAAAAAGACTTGATCAAAAACTTATTTCGGGAGGATATGATGCGCGAATCAGTGATTTATCAAGAAATTCTCGCCGAAGGAGAACAAATAGGCGAACAACGCGGACGACAAGAGGGACGACTAGCAGAAGGGCGATCGCTTGTTTGCCGTCAACTTACTCGTCGTGTGGGAGAATTACCTTTAGCATTGATAGGACGAATTGAAATACTCTCTCTAGAACAATTAGAAAATCTAGGTGAAGCATTGTTAGATTTTCAGGCGATCGCAGATTTAGAAACTTGGTTGAACACATTAAAGTAG
- a CDS encoding ParA family protein: protein MIITVAAFKGGVGKSTTALHLATYLQNKADTLLIDGDLNRSALDWSNRGCLPFKVADEKDGVSLATLYEHIVIDTPARPDTNELKTIAKGCDLLVIPTTPDAIALAATLQMVNLLKQFKTNYRILLTLIPPNPNKAGEEARTSLEQAGIPIFKSGIRRLAVFQRAALEGVPVNVVKDSYAKIAWRCYAEAGKEILR, encoded by the coding sequence ATGATCATCACAGTAGCTGCCTTTAAAGGCGGTGTCGGTAAATCTACGACAGCGTTGCACTTAGCTACATATCTGCAAAACAAAGCTGACACACTGTTAATAGATGGTGATTTAAACCGCAGTGCTTTAGATTGGTCAAACCGGGGTTGTTTACCCTTCAAAGTTGCTGATGAAAAAGATGGGGTAAGTTTAGCAACACTTTATGAACATATAGTAATTGATACGCCAGCCAGACCAGATACAAATGAGCTAAAAACTATTGCTAAAGGATGCGATTTGCTGGTGATACCCACTACCCCAGACGCGATCGCTTTAGCTGCAACGCTGCAAATGGTTAACTTACTCAAACAATTCAAAACAAATTATCGAATTTTATTAACTCTCATCCCACCCAACCCAAATAAAGCAGGAGAAGAAGCAAGAACATCTCTAGAACAAGCAGGGATACCTATTTTCAAATCTGGGATTAGGCGGCTGGCTGTGTTCCAAAGAGCTGCTTTAGAAGGAGTTCCAGTCAATGTTGTCAAAGACTCTTATGCAAAAATTGCATGGCGATGTTATGCCGAAGCAGGTAAGGAGATATTACGTTGA
- a CDS encoding Uma2 family endonuclease → MTAITVNFNPIFQLTDDQFYQLCRENPDVKFECNAKGEIIIMPPTGGETGNRNIEIAADFVIWNRQTQLGICFDSSTCFKLPNGAKRSPDVAWIQKDRWDVLTPEQKEKFPPIAPDFVLELMSPTDSLQETQAKMQEYIDNQVKLGWLINRKAQQVEIYRQNKSVEILECPAELSGENILPGFVLDLRIVWE, encoded by the coding sequence ATGACAGCCATTACAGTCAACTTCAACCCGATTTTTCAACTCACCGATGACCAATTTTATCAACTGTGTCGAGAGAACCCGGATGTTAAATTTGAGTGTAATGCTAAAGGAGAAATCATTATCATGCCACCTACAGGAGGAGAAACAGGAAATCGCAATATTGAAATAGCAGCTGATTTTGTGATTTGGAATCGTCAAACTCAACTAGGTATATGTTTTGACTCTTCCACCTGTTTTAAACTTCCCAACGGTGCAAAGCGTTCTCCTGACGTTGCTTGGATACAAAAAGATAGATGGGATGTACTCACACCCGAACAAAAAGAGAAATTCCCGCCGATTGCCCCAGATTTTGTTTTAGAATTAATGTCACCAACTGATAGCCTGCAAGAAACACAAGCCAAAATGCAGGAATACATAGATAATCAAGTCAAGCTGGGTTGGCTAATTAATCGTAAAGCACAACAAGTTGAAATATATCGTCAAAACAAATCGGTAGAAATCTTAGAATGTCCCGCAGAATTATCAGGGGAAAATATCTTACCGGGTTTTGTTTTAGATTTACGAATAGTTTGGGAATAA
- a CDS encoding Pepco domain-containing protein — protein MLDTPSDTIWIVTDEMPQISIPEGVKGGTTTRGSWRDEPTRDTNNKVVGDAVQVSAEKLEQNMTSFLQVVGRLFSRAEQQANSQMQLEEIELSVEINGEGEVKLIGSGVKASGKGAIKLTFKRQEPK, from the coding sequence ATGTTAGACACACCTTCAGACACCATTTGGATTGTTACCGATGAAATGCCTCAAATATCCATACCTGAAGGCGTGAAAGGCGGAACGACTACACGGGGAAGTTGGAGAGATGAACCCACAAGAGATACCAATAACAAAGTAGTAGGAGATGCCGTTCAGGTTAGCGCTGAGAAATTAGAGCAAAACATGACTAGCTTTTTGCAAGTCGTAGGACGCTTATTTAGCCGTGCAGAACAGCAAGCAAATTCTCAAATGCAGCTAGAAGAAATTGAATTATCGGTAGAAATTAACGGCGAAGGCGAAGTTAAATTAATTGGCAGTGGTGTAAAAGCAAGTGGCAAAGGTGCAATAAAACTGACCTTCAAACGGCAAGAACCAAAGTAG
- a CDS encoding XisH family protein gives MAAKDKFHAVVRIALEKEQWKITDDPLRLEFGGTKFEIDLGAEQLLAAERGEEKIAVEIKTFLSDSPLTDYHAALGQFLNYRLAFEISDPTRILYLAVPVGVYEAFFKREFAQISVERYQIKQIIYDPIQEVILQWIP, from the coding sequence ATGGCAGCTAAAGATAAATTTCATGCTGTGGTTAGAATTGCTTTAGAAAAGGAGCAGTGGAAGATAACCGATGATCCTCTGCGACTGGAATTTGGTGGTACTAAGTTTGAAATAGATTTAGGTGCAGAGCAACTGTTAGCCGCAGAGCGAGGTGAAGAAAAAATTGCAGTTGAGATTAAAACATTTCTGAGTGATTCACCACTAACAGATTATCATGCTGCGTTGGGACAGTTTTTGAATTATCGACTTGCCTTTGAAATCAGCGACCCGACTCGGATTCTATATTTGGCAGTGCCTGTAGGTGTTTATGAAGCTTTTTTCAAGCGGGAATTTGCCCAAATATCTGTAGAGAGATATCAGATTAAACAAATTATTTATGACCCAATCCAAGAGGTAATTTTACAATGGATACCGTAG
- a CDS encoding nucleotidyltransferase family protein, protein MAENKKVGLKQLLQEKREEIINIATKHGAYNLRVFGSVARGEETEASDIDFLIDYDLDKISPWFPGGLILDLENLLNRKVDIVTTKSLHDLKNSIACIFPHLGSLKS, encoded by the coding sequence ATGGCAGAAAATAAAAAAGTAGGATTAAAACAATTACTACAAGAAAAACGAGAAGAAATTATAAACATTGCAACCAAACATGGAGCTTATAATCTGCGCGTTTTTGGTAGTGTAGCTAGGGGCGAAGAAACAGAAGCTAGTGATATTGATTTTTTAATTGATTATGATTTAGATAAAATTTCTCCTTGGTTTCCGGGCGGGTTAATTCTAGATTTAGAAAATTTGTTAAATCGTAAAGTTGATATTGTCACAACTAAATCATTACATGATTTAAAAAACTCCATAGCCTGTATATTCCCGCATTTGGGGAGCTTGAAATCCTAA